A genomic window from Sphingobacterium sp. BN32 includes:
- a CDS encoding RHS repeat-associated core domain-containing protein has product MGNTRSVIKKGRSSNTVDIVQQNDYYAFGKRHANSNYIFNDNRYFYNEKERQNELSGGSHSFGSSYTLEGLYDYGARFYDTEIGRWNVIDPLAENHFDRSGYQYVLNNPLSYLGPLGMDTLSSTEDFMKRYKEGDVVNIEEILVIGKIDAPWYQKINNSLRDAFTLDGSSLPGYFYGSSSGIYRPYKFTNEDYRVIGDVLTYIPPTALLGVTFQLIGSESAGEGVFALASSLPIAKLAKGAKLAAKLTGEIAETGVEVAAKTSTTVFQKHHIIPNQVYKTFQTDLKAIGWKQNDMFNLKKLPTPFHGNHPSYNNFIMNEMNMLKQSGNLNLNSMQNLQHKMRLMIGDAYRSGGTLNQYFKF; this is encoded by the coding sequence TTGGGAAATACTAGATCAGTAATTAAAAAAGGAAGGTCTTCAAATACAGTAGACATTGTTCAACAAAATGACTATTACGCTTTTGGGAAAAGACATGCTAACAGTAATTATATATTTAATGACAATCGCTATTTTTACAACGAGAAAGAAAGACAGAATGAACTCTCAGGCGGTTCACATTCTTTTGGAAGTTCTTATACACTTGAAGGTTTATACGATTATGGTGCAAGATTTTATGATACTGAAATCGGGCGTTGGAACGTAATAGATCCACTTGCCGAAAATCATTTTGATCGCAGTGGTTATCAATACGTTCTGAATAATCCTCTTAGTTACTTAGGCCCTTTAGGAATGGATACCCTCTCTTCAACTGAGGATTTCATGAAAAGATATAAAGAAGGGGATGTTGTTAATATAGAGGAGATATTAGTTATCGGCAAAATTGATGCCCCTTGGTATCAAAAAATTAATAATAGTCTGAGAGATGCCTTCACTTTGGATGGATCAAGTTTACCTGGTTATTTTTATGGATCATCGAGTGGGATATACCGACCCTATAAATTTACTAATGAAGATTATAGGGTTATTGGAGATGTTTTAACTTATATCCCACCGACGGCGTTATTAGGAGTTACCTTTCAATTAATTGGCTCAGAATCCGCTGGAGAGGGCGTATTTGCTTTAGCCTCAAGTCTACCCATAGCTAAACTTGCTAAAGGAGCAAAGCTAGCTGCAAAGTTAACTGGAGAAATTGCCGAAACTGGAGTGGAAGTTGCTGCTAAGACGAGTACAACGGTTTTTCAGAAGCATCATATAATTCCAAATCAAGTATATAAAACATTTCAGACGGATTTAAAAGCAATTGGTTGGAAACAAAATGACATGTTTAATCTTAAAAAGTTACCGACACCATTTCATGGCAATCATCCTTCTTACAATAATTTTATTATGAATGAAATGAATATGCTAAAGCAGTCTGGAAATTTAAATTTGAATTCAATGCAAAACTTACAACACAAAATGAGGTTGATGATTGGTGATGCATATCGTTCAGGGGGTACGTTAAATCAATATTTCAAATTCTAA
- a CDS encoding DUF1629 domain-containing protein codes for MYYNLRLDWDPKVIGVKNGIYQVELDKKSYDKMVYKKLDNLFISSEFTAKQEYPELDFRFCFKKLKSAKKTSFMSFSPYLKHGHFLVEKKTLELLEHFNIQKHKNYETEIFDSNYESYDDNYKLFYCVLQDWDVIDFEKSIFKSGGFGNEPEIEFKFKDENELRNFKGIAKVKTLALTNRFDKSLDFFHTRLGGLFVSEKLKLEFERNNTTGIKFTDEVKVLT; via the coding sequence ATGTACTACAATTTAAGATTAGATTGGGATCCAAAAGTTATTGGAGTTAAAAATGGAATTTACCAGGTAGAGCTTGATAAAAAGTCATATGATAAGATGGTCTACAAAAAATTAGACAATCTTTTTATAAGCAGCGAGTTCACGGCTAAACAGGAATATCCAGAATTAGATTTCAGGTTTTGTTTTAAAAAACTTAAATCAGCCAAGAAAACAAGTTTCATGAGTTTTTCGCCATACCTTAAACATGGACACTTTTTAGTAGAGAAAAAAACACTTGAATTATTAGAACATTTTAATATTCAGAAGCATAAAAATTATGAAACTGAAATCTTCGATTCTAATTATGAGAGTTATGATGATAACTATAAGTTATTTTACTGTGTTTTACAAGATTGGGATGTAATTGATTTCGAAAAATCAATTTTCAAATCGGGAGGTTTTGGTAACGAACCTGAAATTGAATTTAAATTTAAAGATGAAAATGAATTGAGAAATTTCAAGGGGATAGCTAAAGTAAAAACTTTGGCACTAACAAATCGATTTGATAAATCGCTTGATTTTTTTCATACCCGTTTGGGAGGTTTGTTTGTATCAGAAAAATTAAAACTTGAATTTGAAAGAAACAATACAACAGGCATTAAATTTACGGATGAAGTGAAAGTTCTAACTTAA
- a CDS encoding JAB domain-containing protein, with amino-acid sequence MNLSEISISFKPKIMANDRTIVKSSVDAYRAFLFKWDDGLINYQEEFKLLLLNSSNQILGIVNLSKGGMDCVQVDFKIMYSIALKSGARKLILAHNHTSGKLIPSEADRALTSKAKEAGRLLDIEVCDHLILTDENYYSFADNGDL; translated from the coding sequence ATGAACTTATCAGAAATATCCATATCATTTAAACCTAAAATAATGGCAAATGATAGAACAATAGTTAAAAGCTCTGTAGATGCATACAGAGCTTTTTTATTTAAATGGGATGACGGACTAATCAATTATCAAGAGGAGTTTAAATTACTCCTGTTAAATAGTTCAAATCAAATCTTGGGAATTGTAAATCTCTCAAAAGGAGGAATGGATTGTGTACAAGTTGATTTTAAAATCATGTATAGTATAGCTCTAAAATCAGGAGCTAGAAAACTGATACTTGCCCATAACCATACTTCAGGAAAACTAATTCCAAGTGAAGCAGATAGAGCATTAACATCTAAAGCAAAGGAGGCTGGTAGACTTTTAGATATTGAAGTTTGCGACCATCTAATTCTAACAGATGAAAACTATTATAGCTTTGCTGACAATGGAGATTTATAA
- a CDS encoding class I SAM-dependent DNA methyltransferase, producing MPTAVFEKHIQELNFSFISDRGTSGVLLTANYEKLNEAIASPDILFALETACKFEADAVYFRYFQDGRAAVPQLYIFDYTQKSLSTEDRNRIHRNIWNGYQVPAYIIIEKSIVSVFDAREKPKEDKEHYAEEIIRKTGDAIKSFNAHSFDDGLFWEEENNKKRFQFEQSATRDLIRGLKNVYEGFQKESKLNKHVALKLLVQSLLIKYLEERDEDSKSGYFAGTYFKNNFQCTDFCDVIRKGKLLLLLDKLAEDFNGKIFEWDKEDEADAREAIQKGEVQRLADYLDGNNDNGQLVIWRLYSFSHLPVEVISSVYEELLTDSKDIVYTPEMIVSTLVDECMPLKVPQKDFKLIDVSCGSGIFLVKAYKRIVQWWRYEQWQKTGKLEKPSLAVLKDLLLKSIHGIDIQQDAIRLSVFSLALAILDEVNLDPPTWGKLKFPDMSDNIITKDFFEFITDNPPNDFSLVIGNPPFNPPQIGDEKKQTNNGEYIKSVKEKYEYKSEIKIPDENLALHFLVQSMKILKEGGLLSMIQPSGPLLYQKDIKFKKDIFSSYNLLQVIDFTKLADKLWGRKNVATAAIFLQNTKPDSEFVLHLIANRTFSNTNRLFLEFDYYDFHFLNKSDLIYNPFIWKANLSGGGRLVELINRLSALPTLGDFLKNKRQVNKWVFGDGFIKGKPDDELVASDFEKKKGGYSTAEYLTGSKCFNPEDFDEEGIKRTFILTDKYFQWPRQESLFQAPTLLIKKNIGKESIPVVLVHEPLSYRNEVIGIHAPIEDIDELKELEATLKNNQVFRAYLMLTSSRSGISRSNYTLLQKDIMNLPYLKGDKLSETENIVIDDLLSLITNNEFGLHINVSKTELDNFSDIFCTTLNSIYRISNNHFQLYKILHTENYYAIHFEYSEETITPLEEQISDLEQYIKEAIPQRDTNQQHVHIQKIMKVYGRDSIILVKPKQLRYWLPSIALRDADEVFADYVKARYQDA from the coding sequence ATGCCAACAGCGGTTTTTGAAAAACATATTCAGGAGCTTAACTTTTCCTTTATTTCTGATAGAGGGACAAGTGGTGTGTTGTTAACTGCGAACTACGAAAAACTTAACGAGGCAATCGCCAGTCCGGATATTCTATTTGCATTAGAAACAGCATGTAAGTTTGAAGCGGATGCTGTTTATTTTCGTTACTTCCAAGATGGGAGGGCTGCTGTTCCGCAGTTATATATTTTTGATTATACACAAAAGTCTTTAAGTACAGAAGACCGAAACCGTATTCACAGAAATATCTGGAATGGTTATCAGGTTCCTGCGTACATTATTATTGAAAAATCGATTGTTAGTGTTTTTGACGCAAGGGAAAAGCCTAAAGAAGATAAAGAACACTATGCAGAGGAAATCATCAGAAAAACAGGTGATGCGATAAAATCATTCAATGCTCATAGTTTTGATGATGGATTATTTTGGGAAGAGGAGAATAATAAAAAACGTTTCCAGTTTGAGCAATCAGCTACCCGAGATTTGATACGAGGGCTTAAAAATGTGTATGAGGGATTTCAAAAAGAATCCAAACTTAATAAACATGTCGCTTTAAAACTTTTAGTACAGAGCCTTTTGATTAAATATTTGGAGGAGCGTGATGAAGATTCTAAAAGTGGCTATTTTGCAGGAACATACTTTAAGAATAATTTTCAATGTACTGATTTCTGTGATGTTATCCGCAAAGGGAAATTACTTCTTTTGTTAGACAAATTAGCAGAAGATTTTAACGGAAAAATATTTGAATGGGATAAAGAGGATGAAGCTGATGCGAGAGAAGCTATTCAAAAGGGTGAAGTACAAAGGTTAGCTGATTATTTGGACGGAAATAATGATAATGGTCAGCTTGTTATTTGGAGACTATATTCGTTTTCGCATTTACCTGTAGAGGTTATCAGTTCTGTATATGAAGAATTGCTAACTGACAGCAAAGATATTGTCTATACCCCTGAGATGATCGTCTCTACTCTAGTAGATGAGTGTATGCCACTTAAAGTTCCTCAAAAAGACTTTAAGCTGATTGATGTAAGTTGCGGTTCGGGTATTTTTTTAGTCAAAGCATACAAACGAATTGTCCAATGGTGGCGTTATGAACAATGGCAAAAAACAGGGAAGTTAGAAAAACCGTCCCTTGCTGTTCTAAAAGATTTATTACTAAAAAGCATTCATGGTATAGACATTCAACAAGATGCTATACGACTATCTGTTTTTAGTTTGGCTTTAGCCATTTTGGATGAAGTTAACTTAGATCCACCTACATGGGGAAAATTGAAGTTCCCCGATATGAGTGATAATATTATCACTAAAGACTTCTTTGAATTTATAACGGATAATCCACCTAATGATTTTTCATTGGTCATCGGGAATCCTCCATTTAATCCTCCACAAATAGGAGATGAGAAAAAGCAAACGAACAATGGAGAGTATATTAAGTCTGTAAAAGAAAAGTATGAATACAAAAGTGAAATAAAAATTCCTGATGAGAACCTTGCTCTTCATTTTTTAGTACAATCTATGAAGATACTAAAAGAAGGAGGTCTATTGTCTATGATTCAACCTTCTGGTCCTTTGCTATATCAAAAAGATATAAAGTTCAAAAAAGACATTTTTTCTTCTTATAACCTTCTGCAGGTAATTGATTTTACTAAACTAGCTGATAAGCTCTGGGGGAGAAAGAATGTTGCAACTGCTGCTATATTTTTACAAAACACCAAACCAGACTCAGAGTTTGTTTTACACTTAATAGCAAATCGAACCTTTTCCAATACAAACAGATTGTTTTTAGAGTTTGATTATTACGATTTTCACTTTTTAAATAAGTCAGATCTTATTTATAATCCATTTATATGGAAAGCAAATTTATCTGGAGGTGGAAGACTTGTAGAATTGATTAACAGGTTAAGTGCATTACCTACGTTAGGAGATTTCTTAAAAAATAAAAGACAAGTAAATAAATGGGTATTTGGTGATGGGTTTATTAAGGGTAAACCTGATGATGAGTTAGTTGCTTCTGATTTTGAAAAGAAAAAGGGTGGGTATTCAACAGCTGAATACCTTACAGGGTCAAAATGCTTTAATCCCGAGGACTTTGATGAAGAAGGAATAAAAAGAACATTTATACTAACAGACAAATATTTCCAATGGCCAAGACAGGAAAGTTTATTTCAAGCTCCTACTCTTTTAATTAAGAAAAATATAGGAAAAGAAAGTATTCCTGTAGTTTTAGTTCATGAACCGCTTTCATATAGGAATGAAGTAATAGGAATTCATGCTCCAATAGAAGATATTGATGAATTAAAAGAGCTTGAAGCTACTTTAAAAAACAATCAAGTTTTTAGAGCCTATCTTATGTTGACAAGTTCTCGTTCTGGAATTAGTAGATCGAACTATACTCTTTTACAAAAAGATATAATGAACCTTCCCTATTTAAAGGGAGATAAATTATCAGAAACAGAAAATATCGTTATTGATGATTTACTCTCATTGATAACCAATAATGAATTTGGATTACATATCAATGTATCAAAAACAGAATTGGATAACTTTTCAGATATCTTTTGTACAACTTTAAATAGCATCTATCGTATCAGTAATAACCACTTTCAATTATACAAAATTTTACATACAGAAAATTACTATGCAATACATTTTGAATATAGCGAAGAAACTATTACTCCTTTAGAAGAGCAAATATCAGATTTAGAGCAATATATAAAAGAAGCTATTCCTCAAAGAGATACTAACCAACAACACGTGCATATTCAGAAAATAATGAAAGTGTATGGTAGGGATAGTATTATTTTGGTAAAACCAAAGCAATTACGCTATTGGTTGCCCTCTATTGCCCTACGAGATGCTGATGAAGTGTTTGCTGACTATGTAAAAGCCCGTTATCAAGATGCTTAG
- a CDS encoding AAA family ATPase — translation MRITEIEINNFRAFYGKHTISLGKDGKNLMVYGENGSGKSSFFLALKTFFEASMRNVDIRGFENIFIPESQKDTAYLQFKIKQNERSSSETVIKVDVVNNTITGNDKLLIADANKIKGFFDYKSLLRTHLVDTDDVNIFRLLIEEILSEQENRFTNKTLGNEWQEIIYESHELKQGQWVVKSIKEKIENFNKGLKEKIQSIEDDTNTFIQRFGYSIKIKLSFDGVEYYGRRDIHNQNVGIKIDFFSKPIPKHQHFLNEAKLSALAISLYLATIKSNPSEGVLKILVLDDLLIGLDMSNRLPLLDILKEFFQDDYQIIMTTYDKIWFELVNNYFGITKWNYIDIYSKKLADDDFEMPIIKQNTDYIEKAQFYLDEKDYKASAVYVRSEFEKLVNNFCDKNNLFVKYKIKSKELKSDDFWNAIKLQTTIDELLINEVETCRGTVMNPFSHHDLNKPTFEAELIKAIAVVKKLKTPSFRKDGAKTFEQLQNKIKDLENKVQEKEDTIQQIRRGQAINQEGERSSDGSNLI, via the coding sequence ATGCGTATTACAGAAATTGAAATTAATAATTTCAGAGCTTTCTATGGCAAGCATACGATAAGTTTAGGTAAAGACGGAAAAAACCTTATGGTATATGGGGAAAATGGCAGTGGTAAAAGTTCCTTTTTCTTAGCTTTGAAAACCTTTTTTGAAGCATCAATGCGTAATGTCGATATACGAGGGTTTGAGAATATTTTTATTCCTGAAAGTCAAAAAGACACTGCATATCTTCAGTTTAAAATCAAACAAAACGAACGTTCATCCTCTGAAACGGTAATTAAGGTTGATGTTGTAAATAATACCATTACAGGTAATGACAAGCTTTTAATAGCCGATGCTAATAAAATAAAAGGATTTTTTGATTATAAAAGCCTGCTTAGAACTCATTTAGTTGATACGGATGACGTAAATATCTTTCGGTTACTTATTGAAGAAATTCTATCTGAGCAAGAAAATCGGTTTACAAATAAAACTTTAGGTAACGAATGGCAAGAAATCATTTATGAAAGTCATGAATTGAAACAAGGTCAATGGGTTGTGAAATCTATAAAAGAGAAAATAGAAAATTTTAATAAGGGACTTAAAGAAAAAATACAGTCAATCGAGGATGATACTAATACTTTTATCCAAAGATTTGGATATAGCATTAAGATCAAACTTTCTTTTGATGGAGTTGAATATTATGGACGAAGAGATATTCATAATCAAAATGTAGGCATTAAAATAGATTTTTTCTCAAAACCTATCCCTAAACATCAACATTTTCTCAATGAAGCTAAATTATCGGCATTAGCTATTAGCTTGTATTTGGCAACTATTAAATCAAACCCATCAGAAGGAGTTTTGAAAATTTTGGTATTAGATGATTTGCTCATTGGTTTAGATATGAGTAACCGTCTGCCATTATTGGATATTTTAAAAGAATTTTTTCAAGACGATTATCAAATCATAATGACTACATATGATAAAATATGGTTTGAGTTAGTTAACAATTATTTTGGTATAACTAAATGGAATTACATAGACATATATTCGAAGAAATTAGCAGATGACGACTTTGAGATGCCTATTATTAAACAGAATACGGATTATATAGAGAAAGCTCAATTTTATTTAGATGAGAAGGATTATAAAGCTTCTGCAGTATATGTTCGTAGCGAATTTGAAAAGCTAGTTAATAATTTTTGTGACAAGAATAATTTATTTGTCAAGTATAAGATTAAATCTAAAGAGCTTAAAAGTGATGATTTTTGGAATGCAATTAAACTACAGACAACTATAGATGAACTCCTTATAAACGAGGTAGAGACTTGTCGTGGGACTGTAATGAATCCGTTTAGTCACCACGACTTAAATAAGCCAACGTTTGAAGCAGAATTGATAAAAGCTATTGCAGTTGTGAAAAAACTGAAAACACCTTCTTTTAGGAAAGATGGAGCCAAAACTTTTGAACAATTACAAAACAAGATAAAGGATTTAGAAAATAAGGTACAAGAAAAGGAAGATACAATTCAACAAATTAGACGTGGTCAAGCTATAAATCAAGAGGGCGAAAGATCTTCAGATGGATCAAATTTGATTTGA
- a CDS encoding TaqI-like C-terminal specificity domain-containing protein: MDRATLHKLFEKAYNHQNWIEVLQSVFGARQLYAQPKPILLPNNERATEAFELGSFTTSDDRIIGLYRINVKSDVWLERNKVSLRELLRNVYNYDVDGAIVVFVQDEKWRLSFISEIKVLNDEGEIIKQATEPKRYTYLLGKDEKVRTPSDRLSKLTGKTISLQDMLNAFSVEALNEEFYKIVQSFFYELVGGKIGKGKKITEYGNGILQLPHTDRNVRQEFAVRLIGRTVFCWFLKMKKSDDEIALLPENLLSSDAVKHYNNYYHTILERLFFQTLNTPMGERLSNLPEGADTIPFLNGGLFEPNIEDYYKPDSQGNNQNHFGISNDWFLRFFGELEKYNFTIDENSVTEIEVSVDPEMLGRIFENLLAEIDPNSGETARKATGSFYTPREIVDYMATESLVQYLHNQTGIEQEKLRSIFKMLETADPEFTETEKDNILDALDKIKILDPACGSGAFPMGVLQKIVQALQKLDPEAIWWINRQVNYNTHPSARQAVRSKLSDSPEYARKFGIIQKSLYGVDIQPIAAEISKLRCFLSLVVDENIDEDKPNRGIEALPNLEFKFVTADTLMRLPETQGQSELNKRGKKSSAELEHELNELRQEYIQSFGEDKKILKQKFQDTQKQLFDQQGLFGEIENNRYHKISNWNPFNNDKSDWFDPKWMFGVEKFDVIIGNPPYIQLSKAENITKEYKDYLKNEYKTSGGRLNTFIFFIHKGLSLLNSEAILTYIIPNTILTQDYYSYTREHILKKHTLKQVVNYVNMPFANAVVENVTLLIENSNEAKSYDIVSFEDDLKDRRIVAKKNSLDFLQNKNYSFNFNSNDIIEIIENSHLQKIDDYCLVNQAIALKGDKSLSLKDSNPEGNYYKLLDGRNIKKYRIDWDGVYLDYDLDRIHSCKTKDIFESDEKLMFRRVSSKLIFTYDNQQYFALNTIVVLNAKSKETNLKYLLGILNSKLANYYYNLRYKSTKKVFSEIQARSVKQIPIPLSDFATQSLIQKIVEYLLFLNSLEKEDLGHSLKISYFEQVIDGIVYELYFPELLQQHQRTIVEHAGELPSLTHLKEESEKMNVVETVFNRLNDKTHPVRNNLFFMKNIKEIALIEGINQ, translated from the coding sequence ATGGATAGAGCAACCTTACATAAGCTTTTTGAAAAAGCATATAATCACCAAAATTGGATAGAAGTGCTACAATCTGTTTTTGGCGCAAGACAATTGTATGCACAACCCAAACCTATTCTACTACCCAATAATGAGCGTGCAACAGAAGCTTTTGAATTGGGAAGTTTTACTACTTCTGACGATCGGATTATCGGTTTATATCGTATCAACGTTAAATCTGATGTATGGTTAGAACGAAATAAAGTTAGTCTTCGTGAATTGCTTAGGAACGTTTACAATTATGATGTAGACGGTGCTATCGTTGTTTTTGTTCAGGATGAAAAGTGGAGGTTATCATTTATTTCGGAGATAAAAGTACTCAACGACGAGGGTGAAATTATCAAACAGGCTACAGAACCAAAGAGATATACCTATCTATTAGGTAAAGACGAAAAAGTAAGAACGCCATCTGATCGCTTAAGTAAGCTGACAGGTAAAACCATATCCTTACAAGATATGCTGAACGCCTTTAGCGTCGAGGCTCTGAACGAAGAGTTTTATAAGATTGTTCAGTCGTTTTTCTATGAACTGGTCGGAGGAAAAATAGGCAAAGGCAAAAAAATTACAGAATATGGGAATGGCATTTTACAATTGCCCCATACTGACCGTAATGTTCGACAGGAATTTGCTGTTCGTTTAATCGGTAGAACGGTATTTTGTTGGTTTTTGAAAATGAAGAAATCGGATGATGAAATTGCATTGTTACCCGAAAATTTGCTTTCATCAGATGCCGTAAAACACTACAACAATTATTACCACACTATTTTAGAACGCTTGTTTTTCCAAACGCTGAATACGCCAATGGGCGAACGCTTAAGCAACTTACCAGAAGGTGCAGATACAATTCCTTTTCTGAACGGTGGTTTGTTTGAACCTAATATAGAAGATTATTATAAACCAGATAGCCAAGGGAACAATCAAAACCATTTTGGTATAAGTAACGATTGGTTTTTGAGATTCTTTGGAGAATTGGAGAAGTACAACTTTACCATTGACGAAAATTCGGTTACCGAAATCGAGGTAAGTGTCGATCCCGAAATGTTAGGGCGTATTTTTGAAAACCTCTTGGCAGAAATTGACCCTAACAGCGGAGAAACGGCACGAAAGGCAACAGGTAGTTTTTACACGCCACGGGAGATTGTGGATTATATGGCTACCGAAAGTTTAGTACAATATCTACATAACCAAACAGGCATTGAACAAGAGAAACTCCGTTCGATTTTTAAAATGTTGGAAACTGCCGACCCTGAATTTACAGAAACTGAAAAAGACAACATTTTAGATGCACTTGACAAAATCAAAATATTAGATCCTGCTTGTGGTTCGGGAGCATTCCCTATGGGGGTATTACAAAAAATAGTGCAGGCATTACAGAAATTAGATCCAGAAGCAATATGGTGGATAAATAGGCAAGTTAATTATAATACACACCCAAGTGCGAGACAGGCTGTAAGGAGTAAACTATCAGATAGCCCCGAATACGCGAGAAAATTTGGAATTATTCAGAAATCATTGTATGGTGTCGATATTCAACCTATCGCTGCTGAGATATCCAAATTACGGTGTTTTCTATCGCTTGTAGTAGATGAAAATATTGATGAAGATAAACCAAATCGTGGAATAGAGGCTTTACCTAATTTGGAATTCAAATTTGTTACTGCCGATACTTTAATGAGGTTGCCTGAAACACAAGGACAATCTGAACTTAATAAAAGAGGCAAGAAATCATCTGCTGAATTAGAACATGAGTTGAATGAATTGCGACAGGAATATATTCAGAGTTTTGGTGAAGATAAAAAAATACTAAAACAAAAATTTCAGGACACACAAAAACAACTATTTGACCAACAAGGGCTATTTGGAGAAATAGAGAATAATCGCTATCACAAGATTAGCAACTGGAATCCATTCAATAACGATAAATCGGATTGGTTTGATCCTAAATGGATGTTTGGTGTCGAAAAATTTGATGTCATAATAGGAAACCCTCCGTATATACAATTATCAAAAGCTGAAAACATTACAAAGGAGTATAAAGATTACCTGAAAAATGAGTATAAAACTTCGGGTGGACGTCTTAACACATTTATCTTTTTTATTCACAAAGGTTTGTCACTTCTAAATTCAGAAGCGATATTGACATATATAATTCCTAATACAATTCTAACTCAAGATTATTATTCTTACACACGTGAGCATATCTTAAAAAAACATACGCTCAAACAGGTTGTCAACTACGTTAATATGCCATTTGCGAATGCTGTAGTAGAAAACGTAACCCTTCTAATTGAGAATAGTAACGAGGCAAAATCTTATGATATAGTTTCATTTGAAGATGATCTGAAAGATCGTAGGATAGTTGCAAAAAAAAATAGTTTAGATTTTCTGCAAAATAAAAATTACTCATTTAATTTCAATAGTAACGATATTATTGAGATTATCGAGAATAGCCACCTTCAAAAGATAGATGATTATTGCTTGGTTAACCAAGCAATAGCCTTAAAGGGAGATAAATCTCTTTCGCTTAAGGATTCTAATCCAGAGGGCAATTATTATAAGTTATTAGATGGTAGAAATATAAAGAAATATAGAATTGATTGGGATGGGGTTTATTTGGATTATGATTTAGATCGAATACATTCTTGTAAAACAAAAGATATTTTTGAAAGTGATGAGAAACTAATGTTTCGACGTGTATCTTCTAAATTGATTTTCACATACGACAATCAACAATATTTCGCCCTAAATACTATAGTAGTGCTAAATGCCAAAAGTAAGGAGACTAACCTTAAATATTTGCTCGGAATATTAAATTCTAAGTTAGCTAATTATTACTATAATCTTCGGTATAAATCGACAAAGAAAGTTTTCTCTGAAATACAAGCTCGCTCTGTAAAACAAATCCCTATTCCCTTGTCCGATTTTGCCACACAAAGTTTGATTCAAAAAATTGTAGAATATTTATTGTTTTTAAATTCTTTAGAAAAAGAAGATTTAGGTCATAGTCTAAAAATATCTTATTTTGAACAAGTTATAGATGGGATTGTTTATGAACTTTATTTTCCAGAGCTATTACAACAGCATCAACGGACAATTGTTGAACATGCTGGAGAACTTCCTTCATTAACTCATTTAAAAGAAGAATCAGAAAAAATGAACGTTGTTGAGACAGTATTTAATCGCCTCAACGATAAAACGCATCCTGTTCGGAATAATTTATTCTTTATGAAAAATATAAAAGAAATTGCCCTTATAGAGGGAATAAATCAATAG